A stretch of the Salminus brasiliensis chromosome 23, fSalBra1.hap2, whole genome shotgun sequence genome encodes the following:
- the LOC140546024 gene encoding uncharacterized protein isoform X1, translating into MQFARDTSSFLLLTLGLLLSLSLGHPEKKEKEGNPPPSTGTCEPLQIPLCQGLSYSHTVMPNMLGHANQEDAGLEINQFYPLVKVRCSPELQTFICSAYAPECVNGSAKPVCRTTCETAKLGCIGLINKFGFSWPRKLECESFSTESCKEGFTASEIQKKLVEMGHAVEEQVLSLQTVRILMSLKDDDRSGKLNDHKFQELQSYVSGLKKEFLDYQRGKNSAVNERQMKNALAAHGINANNLDLRLNDLNFSLLWDRYSTSGQINYDDFVAILARLETLKERFKSHRMTNLPCDCVMASFSLDDFIRDTLL; encoded by the exons ATGCAGTTTGCTCGGGACACTagctcttttcttcttttaacaTTAggccttcttctttctctctctttgggACATCCTGAGAAGAAG GAGAAGGAAGGCAACCCTCCACCATCCACAGGGACCTGCGAACCCCTCCAGATTCCACTGTGCCAAGGCCTATCCTACAGCCATACTGTGATGCCTAACATGCTCGGCCATGCGAACCAAGAAGATGCTGGACTAGAGATCAATCAGTTTTACCCCCTGGTAAAAGTGAGGTGTTCCCCTGAGCTCCAGACGTTCATCTGCTCCGCCTACGCTCCGGAGTGTGTGAATGGGTCAGCCAAGCCCGTGTGCAGGACCACCTGTGAGACAGCTAAACTAGGCTGCATCGGGCTTATTAATAAGTTTGGCTTCAGCTGGCCAAGAAAACTGGAATGTGAGTCCTTCAGTACTGAGTCTTGTAAAGAG GGCTTTACTGCTTCTGAAATCCAGAAGAAACTGGTGGAAATGGGCCACGCTGTTGAAGAGCAAG TTTTGAGTCTCCAGACTGTTCGTATCTTGATGTCCCTGAAGGAC GATGACAGGTCAGGAAAACTGAACGATCACAAATTCCAGGAGCTGCAGAGCTATGTATCAGGACTCAAAAAAGAATTCCTGGATTAtcaaagaggaaaaaacagcGCAGTCAATGAAAGACAAATGAAGAATGCCCTCGCAGCCCATGGTATAAATGCCAACAACTTAGAT CTGCGGCTGAATGACCTGAATTTCAGCTTGCTCTGGGACAGATACAGCACCTCAGGGCAGATCAACTATGACGACTTTGTGGCCATTCTCGCAAGACTGGAGACCTTAAAAG AGCGCTTCAAATCTCATCGTATGACAAATTTGCCATGTGACTGTGTGATGGCCAGCTTTTCACTGGATGAT ttCATCAGAGACACTCTCCTGTGA
- the LOC140546056 gene encoding sorcin-like, with amino-acid sequence MSYGYGAPPAGQPGAFPGGFPGQQQDPLFGYFTAVAGQDGQISAEELQTCLTQANFSGGYKPFNLETCRLMINMLDRDMSGMMGFNEFKELWAVMNGWKQHFMSIDKDMSGTVDPQEMNQAICSMGYRLSPQAMNIIIKRYSSHGKITFDDYVACCVKLRSLTDIFRRRDQAQQGVATFQYDDFIQSTMST; translated from the exons ATGAGTTACGGTTATGGAGCTCCACCCGCCGGCCAGCCCGGAGCG TTTCCTGGAGGATTCCCTGGGCAGCAGCAGGATCCTCTCTTTGGGTACTTCACCGCGGTGGCTGGGCAG GACGGTCAGATATCCGCTGAGGAGCTCCAGACCTGTTTGACCCAGGCTAACTTCTCCGGTGGATACAAAC cTTTCAACTTGGAGACGTGCAGGCTGATGATCAACATGCTTGAT CGGGACATGTCCGGCATGATGGGCTTTAATGAGTTTAAGGAGCTGTGGGCAGTGATGAACGGCTGGAAGCAGCACTTCATGTCCATCGACAAAGACATGAGCGGGACAGTGGACCCACAGGAAATGAACCAGGCCATCTGCTCTATGG gaTACAGACTGAGTCCACAGGCCATGAATATCATTATAAAACGCTACAGCAGTCATGGAAAGATCACCTTTGACGATTATGTAGCATGCTGTGTTAAACTGAGAAGCTTGACTG ATATTTTCCGACGAAGAGACCAGGCGCAACAAGGAGTGGCTACATTTCAATACGATGAC TTCATCCAGAGCACAATGAGCACCTAA
- the LOC140546055 gene encoding uncharacterized protein, producing MHHQNHYLSWSDRPICRHSWRRRRGGLGYDCCGQQENEEDSSASWMHDRPTVCYYTGDDDLTHEYVEIETDSCLTVAEEDFEEVLAGQELEDHAVWMAQSHQTEDSQEHIPGASCPPTSHRTNEGSDQAEGGLCPCRTVHSRWRNEATNQCLCVPPQCFNVRNTLVVGVEVDVLEELIYEDTEIVQTQTVFDGSLENHPMDPPSYCCNQLFLQ from the exons ATGCATCACCAAAACCATTATTTGTCCTGGTCAGACAGACCGATCTGTAGGCATAGCTGGAGAAGACGCCGTGGAGGACTTGGCTATGATTGCTGTGGGCAGCAGgagaatgaggaggacagcagtGCTTCATGGATGCATGACCGACCCACAGTGTGTTATTACACAG GCGATGATGACCTCACCCATGAGTATGTTGAGATCGAGACAGATTCCTGCTTGACTGTTGCTGAAGAAGATTTCGAAGAGGTCCTTGCTGGACAGGAGCTGGAGGACCATGCAGTCTGGATGGCACAGTCCCACCAAACTGAAGATAGCCAGGAACACATTCCTGGAGCGTCGTGCCCTCCAACAAGTCACAGAACGAACGAAGGGTCAGACCAGGCCGAAGGCGGTTTATGCCCTTGCAGGACAGTCCATTCGAGATGGCGTAATGAGGCAACCAACCAATGTCTGTGCGTGCCTCCTCAGTGTTTTAATG TGAGGAACACGCTGGTGGTGGGGGTTGAGGTGGATGTCCTAGAAGAGCTGATTTATGAAGATACAGAAATCGTGCAAACGCAGACAGT GTTTGATGGAAGTCTGGAGAATCATCCCATGGACCccccctcatactgttgcaacCAACTGTTTCTCCAGTGA
- the LOC140546024 gene encoding uncharacterized protein isoform X2 gives MQFARDTSSFLLLTLGLLLSLSLGHPEKKEKEGNPPPSTGTCEPLQIPLCQGLSYSHTVMPNMLGHANQEDAGLEINQFYPLVKVRCSPELQTFICSAYAPECVNGSAKPVCRTTCETAKLGCIGLINKFGFSWPRKLECESFSTESCKEGFTASEIQKKLVEMGHAVEEQVLSLQTVRILMSLKDDDRSGKLNDHKFQELQSYVSGLKKEFLDYQRGKNSAVNERQMKNALAAHDLRLNDLNFSLLWDRYSTSGQINYDDFVAILARLETLKERFKSHRMTNLPCDCVMASFSLDDFIRDTLL, from the exons ATGCAGTTTGCTCGGGACACTagctcttttcttcttttaacaTTAggccttcttctttctctctctttgggACATCCTGAGAAGAAG GAGAAGGAAGGCAACCCTCCACCATCCACAGGGACCTGCGAACCCCTCCAGATTCCACTGTGCCAAGGCCTATCCTACAGCCATACTGTGATGCCTAACATGCTCGGCCATGCGAACCAAGAAGATGCTGGACTAGAGATCAATCAGTTTTACCCCCTGGTAAAAGTGAGGTGTTCCCCTGAGCTCCAGACGTTCATCTGCTCCGCCTACGCTCCGGAGTGTGTGAATGGGTCAGCCAAGCCCGTGTGCAGGACCACCTGTGAGACAGCTAAACTAGGCTGCATCGGGCTTATTAATAAGTTTGGCTTCAGCTGGCCAAGAAAACTGGAATGTGAGTCCTTCAGTACTGAGTCTTGTAAAGAG GGCTTTACTGCTTCTGAAATCCAGAAGAAACTGGTGGAAATGGGCCACGCTGTTGAAGAGCAAG TTTTGAGTCTCCAGACTGTTCGTATCTTGATGTCCCTGAAGGAC GATGACAGGTCAGGAAAACTGAACGATCACAAATTCCAGGAGCTGCAGAGCTATGTATCAGGACTCAAAAAAGAATTCCTGGATTAtcaaagaggaaaaaacagcGCAGTCAATGAAAGACAAATGAAGAATGCCCTCGCAGCCCATG ACCTGCGGCTGAATGACCTGAATTTCAGCTTGCTCTGGGACAGATACAGCACCTCAGGGCAGATCAACTATGACGACTTTGTGGCCATTCTCGCAAGACTGGAGACCTTAAAAG AGCGCTTCAAATCTCATCGTATGACAAATTTGCCATGTGACTGTGTGATGGCCAGCTTTTCACTGGATGAT ttCATCAGAGACACTCTCCTGTGA